One Hordeum vulgare subsp. vulgare chromosome 4H, MorexV3_pseudomolecules_assembly, whole genome shotgun sequence DNA window includes the following coding sequences:
- the LOC123451033 gene encoding elongation of fatty acids protein 3-like, with the protein MAAGLLRHVRWLLVEHPAVASFHWRPGTTLGASPSFAAAAVCAYLAAVLLLHRRILPLPSLPPRALRAVSALHNCVLLAVSAAMAAGCALSAAATAPSPRWVFCFPPGATEPSGPVFFWAHVFYLSKVYELGDTLLILLARRPLTLLHVYHHAVVIAMCYLWLAARQSLMPVALVTNAAVHLVMYSYYLCCTLGLRWPPRWKRAVTELQIAQFLFSFAASVVMLWFHFAAGGCEGMAGWAFNAVFNASLLALFLDFHGAAYDAAAKAKPNNKRNINHGGQKSE; encoded by the coding sequence ATGGCGGCCGGGCTGCTGCGCCACGTCCGGTGGCTCCTGGTCGAGCACCCCGCCGTCGCCTCCTTCCACTGGCGCCCGGGCACCACCCTCGGGGCGTCGCCGTCCTTCGCCGCGGCCGCCGTCTGCGCCTACCTCGCGGCGGTGCTCCTCCTCCACCGGCGCATCCTGCCCCTCCCGTCCCTCCCGCCGCGCGCCCTCCGCGCCGTCTCCGCGCTGCACAActgcgtcctcctcgccgtctccgCCGCGATGGCCGCCGGCTGCGCGCTCTCGGCCGCGGCCACGGCGCCCTCGCCGCGCTGGGTCTTCTGCTTCCCCCCGGGCGCCACGGAGCCGTCGGGCCCGGTCTTCTTCTGGGCGCACGTCTTCTACCTCTCCAAGGTGTACGAGCTCGGCGACacgctgctcatcctcctcgcccgCCGCCCGCTCACGCTGCTCCACGtctaccaccacgccgtcgtcatCGCCATGTGCTACCTCTGGCTCGCCGCGCGCCAGTCGCTCATGCCCGTCGCCCTCGTCACCAACGCCGCCGTGCACCTCGTCATGTACTCCTACTACCTCTGCTGCACCCTGGGGCTCCGTTGGCCCCCGCGGTGGAAGCGCGCCGTCACCGAGCTGCAGATCGCGCAGTTCCTCTTCAGCTTCGCCGCCTCCGTCGTCATGCTCTGGTTCCACTTCGCCGCCGGCGGATGCGAGGGGATGGCAGGATGGGCATTCAACGCCGTCTTCAACGCCTCCCTGCTCGCCCTCTTCCTCGACTTCCACGGCGCTGCATACGACGCCGCCGCCAAGGCCAAGCCCAACAACAAGAGGAACATCAACCATGGAGGGCAAAAATCAGAGTGA